In a single window of the Drosophila miranda strain MSH22 chromosome XL, D.miranda_PacBio2.1, whole genome shotgun sequence genome:
- the LOC108164984 gene encoding uncharacterized protein LOC108164984 has translation MVEDQPIAVDDYNTNVNRESSDDQFLINRKRRNAVHFANVGEFLSSLNIRETGLTSLKGLRTLSLEHYKSCMLGPEERDRKTHSSGCMIETEIGQPPADGL, from the coding sequence ATGGTGGAGGACCAGCCCATAGCCGTTGACGATTACAACACCAACGTGAACAGGGAAAGCAGTGATGACCAGTTTCTGATCAATCGCAAGCGCCGCAATGCCGTTCACTTTGCCAACGTCGGGGAGTTCCTCTCCAGCCTCAACATCAGAGAGACAGGCCTGACCTCGCTCAAGGGTCTTCGCACCCTCAGTCTGGAGCACTATAAGAGTTGTATGCTGGGTCCCGAGGAGCGCGACAGGAAAACTCATTCTTCGGGTTGCATGATTGAAACTGAGATTGGCCAGCCCCCAGCCGATGGTCTATAG